The window GGCGATCTCGCGTGCCTTCTCGGCCGCGTCGGTCGCGGTGTCGCCGAGCACGAACGCGCCGCCGGGAAGGATGCGCACCGAGCCCGCTGGGCGACCCGCGCGGGCGACGCGGTTCTGGATGTCGCGGTAGAACTCCTGTGCCTCGGCCAGCCGGTGGAACGGAGAGAAGATGGCGTCGGCGGTGGCCGCGGCGAAGTCCCGGCCCTGCGGGGACACCCCGGCCTGCAGGATCACCGGCCGTCCCTGCGGGCTGCGCGGCACGTTGAACCGGCCCGAGACGTCGAACTGCCAGCCACGGAAACGGAACGCACCCGCGTCGCCGTCGCGCAGGAACCGGCCGTCGTCGGCGTCCGCGACCACGGCGTCGGGCGCCCAGGTGTTCCACAGCCGGCGAGCCACGGTCACGAACTCCTCGGCCCGGATGTACCGGTCGTCCCGGTGCAGGAAACCACCACGCCTGAAGTTCTGGCCGGTGAAGGCGTCGAAGGACGTGACGACGTTCCAGCCAGCGCGGCCGCCGGACAGGTGGTCGAGAGAGGCGACTTGTCGGGCGAGCTCGTAGGGCTCGTTGAACGTCGCATTGAGGGTGCCGACCAGCCCGAGGTGCTCCGTGACCGCGGCCAGCGCGGCGAGGACCGGCAGAGTGTCAGGACGGCCGACGATGTCCTGATCGAAGATCTTCCCAAGTCGTTCGCGCAGGATGAGGCCCTCGGCGAGAAAGAAGAAGTCGAACTTCCCCCGCTCCGCCGTCTGCGCCACGTGCTTGAAGGTGGAGAAATCGATCTGGCTGCCGGCGGCCGGGTCCGACCACACCGTCTGGTGGTTGACGCCTCCGACATAGGCGCCGAGGATGATCTGCTTGCGCGCACCGCTCATGCCGAGTACCTCGAATCGCGGGTCGACGGGGTCAACGGGGCCACTGCCAGCGGAGTCGTCGCCAGCGGGGTCGTCGTCAGCGGAGTGGTCATGGTCAGCGGGGTCGTCGTCGCCATCGGGCTCAGTGGGCGGCGATCGCGTAGCGGTTCGCGGGCCGGCCAAGGCCGAGGAGCCCGCGCAGCGTGTCCGCCTCGTACGCGGTGCGGAAGGCGCCGCGGCGCTGGAGCTCGGGAACCAGGGCGCGGGTGATGGCCTCGAGGTCGTGCGGGACGGCGCCGGGCCGCAGCCGGTAGCCGGACAGTCCGGCGCGCTGCCAGCCGAGCAGCAGATCGGCGAGCTCCGCCGCGGTGCCAGTGAAGACCAGGGCGTCGCTGGCGTACTCCTCCCCCGCCGTCTCGTCGAGGCGGTCCTTGCGGGCGGCGGCCGCCGCGGCGGTCTCGTCGAGGAAGACGACGAGGTCGCCGAAGACGTGGATGGTCTCGCCAGCCCGGCCGGCCGCCTCCTGCTCCGCGCGGATCTCGGCCACGATCGCCGCCGCACCGGGCTCGTCGCGCGGGGTCACGTACACGATGTCGGCGGCGCGGGCGCCGAGCCGGTACGGGATGGTCGCGTGCGCGAGCGCCGAGACGACCGGCTGGCCCTGCGGCGGACGCGGCACGATCGACGGACCGCGGACCTTGAACCAGCGGCCCTCGAAGTCGATGTAGTGCAGCTTGTCCCGGTCGACGAACCGGCCGGAGGCGACGTCGCGGATCTCCGCGTCGTCCTCCCAGCTGTCCCACAGCCGGCGCACGACCTCCACGAAGTCCGCGGCCTCGTCGAAGGACTCGGCGACCACGGCCTGCACCTCGGGGCTCTGGTAGTCGGCCAGCCGGAACGGGCGAACCGTGCGCCGGCCGAAGTGCGAGTTCTCCGCCGGGCGCGACGTCTGGGCCCGCCAGCCGGCCCGGCCCTGGCTGGTGAAGTCGAGGGTGGCGATGGCCTTCGAGATGTGGAACGGCTCGGTGTGGCTGACGGTCGCCGTCGGCACCAGGCCGATGTGGCTGGTCAGCGGGGAGACCCGGGCCGCGATGAGCACCGCGTCGAGCCGGCCGCGCACCTGGTCGGTCCGGTCGTCCGGGCCGTCGAAGCCGGACGACTGCAGGCCGAGCGAGTCCTCGATGGTGACGAGGTCGAGAAGGCCGCGTTCGGCCTCGAGCACCTGGTCGAGCCAGTAGCCCGGGGTGAACAGCTCCGCCGGCCGCGCGTCGGGCTCACGCCAGGCGGCGGGATGCCAGCCGGCGCCGTCGAGCGCGACGGCGAGGTGCAGCGGAGCCGTGGTCGCCGGATCTGCCATGGGAGTCGTCTCCTTCTCGTCTTTCTCGTCGGCTTCGCGTGCTGTCAGCTCCGGGCCGCGTCTGGCCAGCCCGCGGGACGCGTCGGTGCGGTGTCGGGTGCGGACCGGCCGTCCGGCGGACCGGTCAGCGGCGGCTCCATTCGTCGGCCAGCAACTCGTAGGAGCGCACGCGGTCGGCGTGCTGGTGGGTGATGGTGGTGATGGCCAGCTCGTCGGCGCCGGTCGCGGCCCGCAGCTGCTCCAGCCGGTCGGCGACGGTGCGCGGCGAGCCGACCAGCTGCGTGCGCACCCGGTCGGCGACCAGCTCCCGCTCCTCGTCCGTCCAGGTGTGCGCGAGGGCGTCCTCGGGAGCGGGGAACGGGATCGCGCCCGAGCCCGCGCGGATGCTCAGCACCCATGGCCCGTAACCGGCGGCCAGGCGCGCGGCGGTGTCGTCGTCCTCGGCGACGACGACGTCGGCGGACACGGCCACCAGCGGCCGCTCGAGCCGCGCCGAGGGGCGGAACGCGGCCCGGTAGGCATTGATCCCGTCGAGCACGGTGCTCGGGCTGTGGTGGTAGGAGGCCGCGAACGGCAGCCCGCGCTGGCCGGCGACCTGCGCGCTCACGCCGCCCGACGCGCCGAGGATCCAGATCTCGAGGTCGGCGCCCTCGCCCGGAGAGGCGTGCGCCGGCAGGCCGCCGGGGGAACGGTAGGTCCCCGCGAGCAGCGCCAGCACGTCGTCGATCTGCTCGCCGTAGTCCGGGGCGTAGGCGCCGGGCTGCTGCAACAGCGCCAACGTCAGTCCGAGCCGGTCGGAGGCGAGCAGCCTGCTGATGTCGAACTTCTTCGGCAGCAGGAGGCCGCCCGCGGTGTACTCGTCGGCGGTGTGGTTGGCACCGCCGAGGGACGCGACGTAGTTCGCCGCCGCGCCCGCGGCGTCCGCGGCACCGGCGGCGCTCGTCGCGGCTCCGGGTCCGGCTCCGGCTCCGGACGAGACGAGCGCGGCGCCCGCGGTCACCGGTGTTCCCGCCGGGGCGGGCGGGCCGGCGGATGGCGACGGCTGCGCCGCTTCGACGGGTGCCGGCCCGTCGCCGCCCTTCGGCGCGGGCCGGCTCAGGGACCGGCCGATGCCCAGGTCGAGCCGGCCGGGGAAGGCAGCGTTCAGCAGCCCGAACTCCTCGACCACGGACAGCGGGGTGCGGTGCCCGATCTGGACGCCGGCCGAGCCCAGCCGGATCGTTCTCGTCGCGGCGCCGACCAGGGCGATGGTGACCGCGGCGGAGGCGCCGATCACGCCGCTGGCGAGGTGATGCTCCGCGAGCCAGTAACGCCGGTAGCCGAAGGCCTCCGTCCGCCGAGCCAGGTCGACCGCGTTGCGCAGCGCCTCGGAGTGCGTCGCGCCGGCGCTGACCGGGACGAGGTCGAGGACGGAAAGCGGAACATCGGACATGGCATGCCTCCTGTGGTTGCGCCCTGCTCAGGCCCTCGCGGTGCGCGGATGGACGTCTGTCGGATCCCCGTGGATGCCCGGAGTGCCGGCAGTCGGCACGTGGCGGGTGCGGGCGGCACCGGGGATGGCGTCGAGCAGGGCGCGGGTGTACTCGTGTTCGGGACGGGCGAACAGTTCCGCCGTGCTGCCGGTCTCGACGATCCGGCCGGAGCGCATCACCGCGACCCGGTGGGCGATCTGGCGGACGACGGCCAGGTCGTGCGAGATGAACAGGTAGGCCACGCCGGTGTCGGCCTGCAGCCGCGCCAGCAGCTCGAGCACCTGGGCCTGTACCGAGACGTCCAGCGCGGAGACCGGCTCGTCGCAGACGACCAGCTCGGGGGCGAGCGCCAGCGCCCGGGCGATCGCGACCCGCTGACGCTGCCCGCCGGAGAGCTCCGCCGGGCGGCGGTCGACCATCGACGCGGGCAGCGCGACCCGGTCGAGCAGGTCCCGGACCCTGGCCAGGCGGGAGGCCCGGTCGCCGATGTGGAACACCCGCAACGGCTCGTTTATCACCTCTCCGATGGTGAACCTCGGGTCGAGGGATGCGTAGGGGTTCTGGTAGATGAGCTGGGCCCGCCGGCGCAGCGCCCGCAGCCGCCCGCCGCCGGCGCGGGTCACGTCGTCGCCGTCGAAGGTGATCCGCCCGCCGGTCGGGTCCACCAGCCGCAGCACGAGCCGGGCCGTCGTCGACTTTCCCGAGCCCGACTCGCCGACCAGCGCGAGCGTCTCGCCGCGGCTCACGGTGAAGCTGACGTCGTCGACGGCGCGCAGCAGCCGCGCCCCGCCGTCGGTCCTGGGCAGCGGGAAGTCCTTGACCAGGTGGTCCACCACGACCAGCGGCCGCGCACCACCCACGCCCACCGCGGCCTGGGTGGCCGTCTTCGTGAGAGCGGCCGGCGGGCGGGCGGCCAGGGGCGGCAGCGAGCCGCGGGCCGCGGCCAGGCCGGGGGCGGCACGCAGCAGGCGGCGCGTGTACGGGTCGCGCGGGGCGTCGAGGATCCGCCCGGTCGGGCCGGTCTCGACGATCTTGCCGCGCGACATCACCGCGATGCGCTGGGCGCGGTCGGCGGCGACGCCGAGGTCGTGGGTGACGAGCAGGACGGCGGTGCCGAGCTCGGTCGTCAGCCGTTCGAGGTGATCGAGGATGAGCCGCTGCACGGTCACGTCCAGCGCGCTGGTCGGCTCGTCGGCGATGATCAGGCTGGGCCCGGCGGCGATCGCGATGGCGATCAGCGCCCGCTGCCGCATCCCGCCGGACAGCTCGTGCGGGTACTGCCGGGCCCTGGTCGCCGGGTCCGGCAGGCCCGCCCGCTCCAGCAGCTCGACGGCGGCCCTGCCCGCCTCCCGGCGGCCGGCGAGCTGGTGGATCCGCAGCACCTCGGCGACCTGGTCGCCGATCCGCGCCACCGGGTTCAGCGAGACGGTCGGGTCCTGCGGGATGAGCCCGATGCCCGCGCCGCGGATGGCACGCAGCTCCCCCGCCGGGAGCCCGACCAGGTCGTGGGCGCCGAACCGGACGCTGCCGGCGTCGATCCGGCCACCGGGTGGCAGCAGGCCGATCACGGCGTGCGCCGTCGTGCTCTTCCCGGACCCGGACTCGCCGACCAGCGCGACGATCTCCCCCGGGCGGATGTCGAGGTCGATCCCACGGACGGCCGGGACCGGCCCGGTCCGGGTCTGGTACGAGACGGACAGCCCGCGGATCACGAGCAGGCTGTCGTTCTCCTGGTCGCTCCGCTCAGCAGCCGGTTCGGCCGGTTCGGCCGGTTCGGCCGCGGCGGGTCGGGCCGGGCCGCCGGTCATCGCTGGGTCGCCCATTCGCCGTCCAGCGCCCGGGCGATCCGGTTCGTCGACAGCACGGTCGCGGCCACCGTCAGGCCGGGCAGGGTCGAGAGCCACCAGGCGTTCGCCAGGTAGTTGCGTCCGCTCGAGATCAACGTTCCCCAT of the Pseudofrankia saprophytica genome contains:
- a CDS encoding LLM class flavin-dependent oxidoreductase, which produces MADPATTAPLHLAVALDGAGWHPAAWREPDARPAELFTPGYWLDQVLEAERGLLDLVTIEDSLGLQSSGFDGPDDRTDQVRGRLDAVLIAARVSPLTSHIGLVPTATVSHTEPFHISKAIATLDFTSQGRAGWRAQTSRPAENSHFGRRTVRPFRLADYQSPEVQAVVAESFDEAADFVEVVRRLWDSWEDDAEIRDVASGRFVDRDKLHYIDFEGRWFKVRGPSIVPRPPQGQPVVSALAHATIPYRLGARAADIVYVTPRDEPGAAAIVAEIRAEQEAAGRAGETIHVFGDLVVFLDETAAAAAARKDRLDETAGEEYASDALVFTGTAAELADLLLGWQRAGLSGYRLRPGAVPHDLEAITRALVPELQRRGAFRTAYEADTLRGLLGLGRPANRYAIAAH
- a CDS encoding NtaA/DmoA family FMN-dependent monooxygenase (This protein belongs to a clade of FMN-dependent monooxygenases, within a broader family of flavin-dependent oxidoreductases, the luciferase-like monooxygenase (LMM) family, some of whose members use coenzyme F420 rather than FMN.) codes for the protein MSGARKQIILGAYVGGVNHQTVWSDPAAGSQIDFSTFKHVAQTAERGKFDFFFLAEGLILRERLGKIFDQDIVGRPDTLPVLAALAAVTEHLGLVGTLNATFNEPYELARQVASLDHLSGGRAGWNVVTSFDAFTGQNFRRGGFLHRDDRYIRAEEFVTVARRLWNTWAPDAVVADADDGRFLRDGDAGAFRFRGWQFDVSGRFNVPRSPQGRPVILQAGVSPQGRDFAAATADAIFSPFHRLAEAQEFYRDIQNRVARAGRPAGSVRILPGGAFVLGDTATDAAEKAREIARTQVTGRTAQVLFEAVWNRDLSGYDPDGPLPDVDPDPDEPWVIQGRARLHQDPFATVREWRAIAEANRFSLRELAIHLFSRTEFVGTPTQIADQLDAFVQNDGSDGFILGSHLTPTGLDEFVDKVVPLLQERGSLRADYAGSTLRDNLRIPVPEPAPVPAAVA
- a CDS encoding ABC transporter ATP-binding protein, encoding MGDPAMTGGPARPAAAEPAEPAEPAAERSDQENDSLLVIRGLSVSYQTRTGPVPAVRGIDLDIRPGEIVALVGESGSGKSTTAHAVIGLLPPGGRIDAGSVRFGAHDLVGLPAGELRAIRGAGIGLIPQDPTVSLNPVARIGDQVAEVLRIHQLAGRREAGRAAVELLERAGLPDPATRARQYPHELSGGMRQRALIAIAIAAGPSLIIADEPTSALDVTVQRLILDHLERLTTELGTAVLLVTHDLGVAADRAQRIAVMSRGKIVETGPTGRILDAPRDPYTRRLLRAAPGLAAARGSLPPLAARPPAALTKTATQAAVGVGGARPLVVVDHLVKDFPLPRTDGGARLLRAVDDVSFTVSRGETLALVGESGSGKSTTARLVLRLVDPTGGRITFDGDDVTRAGGGRLRALRRRAQLIYQNPYASLDPRFTIGEVINEPLRVFHIGDRASRLARVRDLLDRVALPASMVDRRPAELSGGQRQRVAIARALALAPELVVCDEPVSALDVSVQAQVLELLARLQADTGVAYLFISHDLAVVRQIAHRVAVMRSGRIVETGSTAELFARPEHEYTRALLDAIPGAARTRHVPTAGTPGIHGDPTDVHPRTARA
- a CDS encoding LLM class flavin-dependent oxidoreductase → MSDVPLSVLDLVPVSAGATHSEALRNAVDLARRTEAFGYRRYWLAEHHLASGVIGASAAVTIALVGAATRTIRLGSAGVQIGHRTPLSVVEEFGLLNAAFPGRLDLGIGRSLSRPAPKGGDGPAPVEAAQPSPSAGPPAPAGTPVTAGAALVSSGAGAGPGAATSAAGAADAAGAAANYVASLGGANHTADEYTAGGLLLPKKFDISRLLASDRLGLTLALLQQPGAYAPDYGEQIDDVLALLAGTYRSPGGLPAHASPGEGADLEIWILGASGGVSAQVAGQRGLPFAASYHHSPSTVLDGINAYRAAFRPSARLERPLVAVSADVVVAEDDDTAARLAAGYGPWVLSIRAGSGAIPFPAPEDALAHTWTDEERELVADRVRTQLVGSPRTVADRLEQLRAATGADELAITTITHQHADRVRSYELLADEWSRR